The Plectropomus leopardus isolate mb chromosome 1, YSFRI_Pleo_2.0, whole genome shotgun sequence sequence TAATTACACCAATTCATATTGAcaactgaattatttttatgtaaaatcagCAGAGAAACAACCATGAAGCTTTTAAAGTCAAAACAGTTTATTACGATAAGAATATGCTCAGTATATATTATGACAACCTGCAGGAGTGGTGGGTTTaagtttatattttacatatttgtattATGTTTGTATCATTTTATGTGATAGCatttaggatttttattttcacgTGTGTGTAAGTTATGCTTCTGCTGGCAACAAGGCAAATTTCCCTTTCATGGACAACAAAGTTGAAAATCAGAAAGATTTAGATTTTGGGTGTCTTTGGGTGGTGCTAAAGGGAAGCTCATAGGAGGATAATCCTCTgtggaaaaatgaaatgttatggGAATATTCCCATTATTTATGATCCAATTCTGATCAACAAAGGTGCCTGATAAAAGGTCAGGGGAAAACTGAAATCATGAGGTACGTAAGTCTTCATTTCTAGCCCCTCTGGATCCTCACCTGGCTTGAAGAGCACGATAGCCTTGAGGCAGGCAAACTCAGTGGGATCGACAGCGAGCGCCTTGAAGCGGCTAAAGACCTCCTGCAGGAGGCGCAGGTCCAGGCTGGTGTAGCTGGTCTTTCCCTGCATGCCGGGGCAGAGGTCTGGCAAAGAGAGCAGCGGGCAGCTGTCCAGAGGCAGAGACCACTGGATGGCACAGAGCAGGAAGAGCTCGCTCCACGCCTCCTCCAGCAGGATCACCTGAAGGGACACGAACAAGACATGTAAAGTTAAAACTGTGAAGAAAAAAGCTTTGATTAAGCTTCAGTGGTTTGTCAAAGTAAAGgttgtattgtatttttaaaagaaattaaactataATCAAGcaataaacacaatattatgAAATCATTTAGTACACTTGTgaccaattttaatttaaaaaaaaataataatttgtgactatcaattgtttttctgtttatatttgtatgaTTATATTAAGTatcatattaaatatattttatgacaaatattttttatctacaaaatcaaaattgtgAGCTAATACGAGATATCGGGagtttatgttttcattttttttgtttaatttatcgATCTATCAAATATatctaaatatctaaatatatcTAAATGATGATGTGAAACATGCACATATATGTACACGTTGGGTTTCTGGggtcattaaaacattttcattaaaagacCAAGATTAAAACTAAACTGGGTCCCAAAATTAACACTGCTCACAGCCTTATTTTCCTACAGATTTGTATAAATTGAATGcaacaaaatatttgtatttttctggtAGGGATCCACGGTTTTTAAAGCAAAAGTATatttactgaattattttttaaactgtcaccTTCAAAATGTCAGAACCTACACATATACAACAAATTTTCTCTGAAAAATATTGTGACTTACTTTTActtgcaaatttaaaataaaaatctgaaaataaaaatgtaacatttacttcagtcttaaaataaaattttaaaaaaaggtatatataattttgtagGAATCTCACCTGGTCTCTAAAGGGCAGGTTTGAAAACACTGGCAGGTTCTTGGCCCACTTCACCGACATGAAGAGCAGCCTTGCTGATGTCTCGTACACGTTTTCTGAGCTGGACGGGTACAGAGCCATGTGGTACTCCGAGGACGCTCGCTCTGGCTCATTGCTGGTCACATCAATGTTCTCATCgactgaaaacaggaaaaaaagagtttaagcTAATGCAGAACTGGATGATAAATCTCAATGTCATACTGTGATCTGACTGAGAAGATGAGAAAACTTTCAGTGGACCGCTGATCACTAAAAGTGGCCCGCTATTAAATACGCACAACtgtaagccttaataaaatgtcaacaggTGAGTTATACAAAAATTCTCCTCTGTGCAGTTGTCAAGAATGtagaaattagctatagagaccaaaaccattttttgtaccaggctgtaaacatgtttatttctgctgtaaagttgggcattttaacatgggggtctacaGGATATAActcgcttttggagccagcctcaagtggtcattcaaAGAACGACAGTTTCTTGCACTTtcgtgttggcttcatttttcagggCTTGGTCTCTCCAGTCCAGTTTCATCCACAAACATTTAAGTTCATGAAGCTAGGATGGTTGTCTTGTAACACTGTTTTCGTGTTACATCCCTTCATGACTCCAAAACCTGGAGTGATGAATGTTGCATAATACCATCCCAAACCCTCCTTACCGTCCTCGGGCTCCAGCTTGGCGCAGGTCTCGGCCGTCATGAGGCTGGCCATGAAGCGATGGTTGTTCTGGGGACTGATGCAGCGCTGGGGGGCGACAGAGGAGGTGATGGACATGGAGGAGGTGATGTGGGGCCACGTgatgacagaggaggaggaggaagatgacgaggaagatgatgaagaggaggtggGCTCCCGTGTGGTAGCCAGGTGCTCCTACTCAGGGTCCACGTCGATGGAGTCCAGGCGGACCTGAGCTGTGCTGCGGGGCTGCCGCTCGTTCTGCACTGCTGCAGAGgggaaaaggaataaaaaatgatgagatACATCTGGGGTTTTAATTTTGACCTCACAGTTACATTTGAAGATCAGACAGTGAATGTTTCTAACATGATCTGCTGGATGTTTTGCATGTTAAGAACATTTACTGGCggcaaaaacatttactttgtataacaaaaaatgtttaaaagcttACTTTGACATCAATAAACTGCAGATACAGGTACATTTGAACTTGACAGTTCACCTCCCATTTCCAGTCAGGTTCTTTGTAACTACCTCTCAGAACCATTATTATCACTACAGGATCTGTTGATCTTTTATTCAGTCAGTTTCACATAGTTTTtcactcgtttttttttttttaaagatctcaAGAAGCTAATCTTGTAGGAGTAAAGTattgtgtaaataattaataatgacaCAGTGAATGTAAGCAGTGTAAGTATTTTATGGAaatccttgttttatttttattgataacaataataataataatataattataataatgcattttatttatagagcgcttTTCACAAACACCCAAAGGAagttaacagagaaaaaaagagagtcaattaaagtcagtaaaacatacagaataaataaaaacaagttcagTAAAAGATCAGTTAAAACGAGTATTTGTTATTTTGGAAattgtttattattactgttattattattattcgttggtttttatttttttggtatttcttgtttggaaattgtttttttttttcttttttaacttcctTGGGCTTATAtctagttgttgttgttttctaactgcaatttatttctttttttcttcctttgttttattattattttatatgtagTACTACTTGTTTACAGAAATCATATACTTATCccttttctgtcaatatttttttacgACTGTTGAACTGGTGGTAATCATTAAATTGTGTCCTTTCACAAGtcttcagagattttttttataccacttgtgtattttctttgtttatgtatttttttctctctcttttttcttattttattacatgcaaaataaaaagaacttACCATCCTTATTCATGCCCGCCTGCAGGCACTTCTTCAGCCGACACGCCTGGCACTGGTTGCGATGAGCTTTGTCCACTGGACACATGCCTGTACCAGCCTGGCACCTGTTAACCCACAACCGAGACTTTAAAGGGGGAAACCAATCGAAAACTAACtataaaaattatgaaaaataaaaatttatggtaaaaaatgatCTGATGTTCATACTaatttatgtgaaaataaaagtcacaggTTGAGAACTTACCTAAATTTAAAATACTTCATAGCTTGACCTTTACCAAATTATTATAACTACCGCTATGgtccaaatgtaaacaaacagcctcacttttaaaattcaaaaaagggAGTGGAGCTTATTTCTAATGCCAAATTCAGTCAAAGGttttcaaataaacacacactaaaCAACTAAAATCTTCTTGATCTTAATGTTTACATAAATACTGTGTGCTCAGTAATATAGTGGCAACATTTTCAGTtgcaattagttaaaaaaatgcaattacttcattttgttattatgtgACAAAATATGCTCTGAATGGTCATGGGAATGCTTTGGATAACACCCTAAAAGGGGGACTGCTGTCCCATAATGCACCTCTTTTACAAAGTAGTTTTAATGGAAGGGGAACATATTTAATCACTGCACCTGAAGTCAATTAAAGGACAAAACTCAACTGCCGAAACAAAGTTTTTATCCAGAAGCAGAGCTGGATTTTCTCTTGCCTGTAAATGAGCCTCCTCCTCACGCTGCGTTTGAAGAAGCCACTGCAGCCGTTGCAGGCGTAGATGCCGTAGTGCTTCCCGCTGCTGGTGTCGCCGCACACTTTGCAGACCAGAGCGGGGCTCAGGGCTTTGCCCGGGGGTGGACTCTTGGCTGTGAGTCAAAACACATCCACATAGTGCACGTCGGTTAGTGCCATTCATGTGGTCTGGTATTGTTTCATACGTGTGCCTGCCATCTGTACTGTCAGCTCAGTCTACTGCAACAGCCGCTTAGGCCTGAAAATCTAATTTAGTGGATGATTatgaatttaaaacaataaaaatggctGGAGGCAGATTAACAGCTAACATAAACGATGCAAAGATACTGACATTTATCCAAATAAACCCATTAATTATACATACATTCAAATAACATAGCTTACAGTTGGATAAACATTCTTCTAGGcctttaattaattatattttcatttaataaatGCACAATATAATTGACttttatgcatatttatgatttttcagtttcttaATATTTGTGTGATGTTAAAGGTTTCATTAAATTAAACAGATGGTTATTGAGTTAAATATTCAGTTATAAAAGGCAAATCAAATctcaaacataaaatcaaaaaactaagatgataaatataaaaaacccTCCAtaaatcaactaaaaaaaaattaaattaaagatcaagtttgcatttttcagacatCATGGACATCTGTTGCTCCTCGTTGCTCTGAGTGGTCATGTGAAACTCTCACCTCCTCTGCTGTCGTCTGTCCCGCCACTTCCAGAAGACTCACTTGGGGAAGCAGACGACATCATGGGGATCTTCAACATGTGATCCTCCATTACGAAAATGTCTCTTCAGGTGGTGACAACTGGAGTAAAGAAACTTTAGTCCTCTTCTCTGGAGTGTGAAGTGTCAAGATACAGTTTCCAGGATCAAATGAGAAAAAGTTCAAGCTCCTTTTGGGTTTGTTGTcataaaaaacacttcaaatataTAGTATGTAGCTGTCAGGCCTCCAGTGGTCCCCAGTGGGCAGATGGTGGGTTGATCCTCTACTGTGTGGAGATACAGATGGACTGGGGTCCTGCCATGAGCTCAAGCTCACACTTGTTGCACAACAACAGGTTGCGTGTCCTCCCTCTGGCCGCCGGGGTCCGTCACTGTCTGCGGGTGCTCCTCGGTGGCAGCTCCTCAAAAGGGAGCCCaggaggagggtggaggagggggaTTAGCCCCACGCGCTGTGTAAGCAGCACGCTTATTTGTCATCCTCTTAATCTTTACTGTTCATCTACTGGATCAATCAGTCACATTGCCAGAACATTGGTGCTGCTGATCAGATCTCTATCAtgtctgcaaacaaaaacaggaaaaaaacagcaacagtgaCGACTCCTAAAACTCTCTGCTGTAACTTTAGACCAGTTCCCATGCAGCTCCTCATGTCTCCTCTGTCCACCAGGGCATCCATCAGTCAACGCTCCTCTTCGGTATCTGCATTTGATTACATGAGGCGCACATTATTATATTTACCAGCCTCTTCAATTTGTATTTCCCTTCCTTTTTTTGCCTCCGAATTCCAGCTCCATTTCCTCCTCGCTGTATATTTGATCTGTGTGATTGCCTCCCATCCATAATGACCCCCAGTGTTTGCTGATAAACTGCCCATTAACtcccatttctctcttttttgacaaactaGAGATCATCCGCTTCCCCTCTGGCTGCCAGAAGAAAAAGGTCACAGGGGGAATAATAGAGTTTTGAATGGCTGATGTTTTAGGCGACACTAATTTAGCTTATTCATGAGGATCTCGCATTTATTATTAAGCAGCTAGAATCAGTGTTGAGCTGCAGCTAACAGGAGACTGGAGCACCAGAGCCGCTAAAAACCAGCGTCCAAAACTCAGCTTGTaatcacatttaaatgaaattggCTTGTTGTTTACCAAAATGCCAGACAATTtgggataaaataaaaagcacttgACAATATTTCTGTGATTAAGACAAGAGAGGCTTCAAAAGGAAGacagacaatgaaaatgaaaatactggATTGTGAAAATCAAACTGGAGAGCAGCCATGGAGGAGCTCTGTGGAAGTGTAGATGTTTAAATTCAAAGCAGGTGTCAAACAACGCTCCTGTTGTTAATGACAGTTTGGTCGTCCTCTAactttctgcaacatttttgtcatttgtctcTTCACACAGTTGAGTGCTTCAAGCGAATGATCTTAATCTGACGAGGACGCAAGCTGTCACGTTTCTGACATCTGTGCGCTGGCATCTGtacctttgtttgtttgtttgtttgttttctgtatgtTCTGCTCTTGTTAATAACTGCTTTAATGACTGATCTTAAATTGGACATTTGAACACTTTAAACAGAAGAACAAGCTGAAACCACAACATCTGATATATAACACTGCTTATTGTTTGGGGTACCCGCAGACCCCAGAGGTTTACTTTTTATCATATCTCGCAGGGGCTGTTTTTTGATCAATcctttttatgactttatgtCATTCAGCCTAATTAGTTCATGTCATTGTTGGTTGTTTCTTTCAGTTtaaatttgtgctttttatatTGGGGCCCCAGCAGTTTTATAGAGGGAAGTCTTTATGGTGTTCATGTTTGCCATAGGTCATTCcttaaaatatcagaaactTTTGGGTTATTGGAGCGCTCTGTAGTCATTTCGACAGACTCATTCCTAGTTTGCTTTATTAACAACATAGTTAGTTAGACAGTTTATGTTTAAAGTCAGCTTtctgttgtgtctgttttttcatatttttcctaattttttggggtaacataacatatatacatataaataactTTGAATGACAAGTATTGtagataaaattaaattaaatattaaaaaatctcCCTATTTTTTCTACTGACCATTGTCAGTTTCTTGTGAGGGTGGGGTTGCACAGAGGGGGTGAACTCTTGACCTCTAGACTTGTTAAATCCTGGTTACATCCAGACTGACATATTTCTCAGTCATTTGATCCGTccaattatattaaaaatgtgtgcagcTTATATGACACAGAGTTGATATTTATGTTGAAcagctgtttattttgaatatcAGTTggggaaaatgaaaacaactgcTATATTTGTTTCATCTCTACTAAACTCTAAGTAGAAATTTTGCTCCAAGGGCAAAATTTAATGTTGATGTCAGCGACTTCCAgcaccacaaaaacaaagcctGACTGTAATTGGAAAAACAAAGTGGAAAGCAGTTAAGTAGATTAGAGTTTGACCACATTTTGTCTGCCTGGGTACCAGAAGACGAGAGGGGGGAAGAAACACAATTAGCTCAAAAGATTAAAAGAGCAGCGAAGACACACTTCTTGTGGGCATCTTTAGCCATATGGTGGCTACTCTCTTCATCCCTGGCCAACACACTGTTGACCTTTCGAAGATTTACCAGTTAATTAGTTTTCTGAGGTCAGTGTTTCTGCAGGATTTCTGCGTGGATTCGCCCAATTACACACTGAGTATTGATGTGGGCTTGAAGTCATTCATGTTTCCAAAAGCAGTCATGAAACACATATGGTATATTTCCATTCACCTGATTTTATGCAAATCTTtaatttgtgcagaaaaaatgtttgttttgggtttttttttaagttggttaCAACCTGATTTTatgcaaacatttaatttgtgcaaaaatgtgtcacaacatacacaagaaacagtaaagaaaaatgtttaaacagcaTTTAGACCAGAACAAGCTAATAGACTAATGTTCGACTCATCTCTTCTTCATGTATTatgcagctttaatttactTATAATGTGCTGCTGGTGCCTTTTAATATCTTATGAGCAAACCTCATGAGGGATATCATtattgctttattatttattgaaattgtgtgtattatttgcTCAAATAATGTAGGACATGCAAAAGGGGTCAGGATTTGGGTTTGCAAACTCAAATATTAACCTTGGtcataattatgaaaaaaaaataattaaaggagGATCCAGAAATCTCAACATTTTTGGGATATCTGTCATTCACAAAATACAATCCTGCAGTTCTTTATCCTTTGTAGGTTGCTCAGACCATCTCACTGGTCATCTGCaaacaatttttattatttctaataCAAAGGACTTACTTACTGCTTCTACAATTATTACTTTTATAAGATAATGCTTTTGTGGTTTAGGGGTCCAAGGTGTTGAATTAGTATAATTGCATCCTTCATAATTCAGgcttggttggatttctttgcTGCATGGCctaacaaataattaaataatccCAAATTTGAATATGTGAGATCTACCACAAACACCTTCTCTAATTTTACATACACATCTTTAAATTTATTCTTTCAAAATAGGGTCAAGCTCTTCTGCATGACGGTCCACATTgctgatgttacaaatctttaaatgtCCCACTGAACTTAATATTCTCTctttactttatacttgcaaTTACCTGTTGACAAAATGCAGATTAACGTTACACACGCCATGAAACCAATCCCTGCATGGGATCACATAAACACTACTCATCATTATACTTACCTCCAATTCTTACGTAAGAAAAAGATCATTTGTTCATTAATATTTGCTcaaaaatgaccttgaaaatgtcttaaaaagcatgagtgtctgatacctgtaaACACCCTGAGACAGTTAAGCAGAGAATATGACTGTGTCATCTGCATACAGTGTGTGTTCCCTGTCCACtatcaaaaaaaacccagaaaaaattacatatttggaGACACATAACAGAGTTTTTGTTCGTCTGTCTATATGTtcatcagtatttattttttatctccCCTTTCttagaatgttaaaaaaaattatctttaaaacatgtaatgttttaaagatCATTTATTTAGCTTTTCTACTTTTTCCACAGTGAGAAGTACAGACAGGAAAGGTAGGAGTcagagggggtgacatgcagcaaagggccgggACCGGACTCAAACGTATGCAGCTGCAACAAGCCTTAATGGTACATGCTCACCCCGATAAGTTACTGGGGCGCCACATGTAAAGAAATCCTTAATACCTTTctggatctttaaaaaaaaatgaaaaaaaaaagtcatttgttCCCTGTCCTtacttttctgtaaatattgcttatatttattaaaaaatattttgtaatatctTACTAATAAGGACACATCTATGTATATAGTAAATTATCTTTTCTCCAAGAGAAATCAATTAAAGTCATAAAAGGTGAAGCACATACTCTTAGCGGatctttcaaaataagacacatGTCGTCAATAATACGACCTGCGTTGAATAAACGTGACACCTGCGACAGGAGTGTGTGTTGGTCCTGAGCTGCAGATCAGATCTGCTCTCTATGTTTAGAAGATGACTCTGCCGCGGAGATGACCAGCTGCAGCCGGCTGGCTGGGCCAATCGCGGCATTATGACGgtttacataataataataagccgCAGTACACTGTGACACCATCAAGTTTTAGGTGAAGACTTGCTTACATGAGCAGGCCATAGATTAGACCAAGACAAATAGATTAGCATGAGAGCAGCCTTATATTAGGGTTCAAAGAATGATTAGAGGAGCCGTGTTATGTAATGATGTTGATGAGGCTCCGCTGAACTTCATGCAAGTCTTTGAAAACAAACGATGGCACAAACCTCCATTGACATGTCCACACCTGATAGAGCTGCAGCCTTAGATTTTACCACCAATATACAGAGTCTGAATGAAACTAAGTACAGTCACTTGTGTACTGAAGTACAAAGTTGGGGTACTTGtgctttacttaagtattttgaTCTCatgttactttatacttctTTATCACTACAATTTAATATTGCAGTTTTACTTATGTGACATCTTTAGTTATCAGTTAGCATGTTACAAATTAATCTCTATGgattagaaaaatataaaaacaactgcaaCTGTTAAGGCAATCTTAGAAATTGACCCCCCAAAAATACACTACTAtaactacaactacaactactactaatactaatactactaataataatgataacaacaacaacaacaacaacattagtagtagtagtagtagtattgttgttcttgtttaatttaaaaagattgTGTTTGGTGAAGATAgtgttgctttttctttaaatgactGTAGGCCAGTAAAcctgatttatttgtttaaatgttgaggtttggactgttggtttGTGATTATGTCACACAGGGCTCtgagtgacattttatttattcaaatcaatcagttaattaagaaaataatcattagttatTAGTTCGAAATGAGGTCCACCTCAATCAAATTCAACAGTAAAATCCTGCCTGTACAATACTGtataagtaataataatcttaTGATATCATATATAATAGTAAAACAGTCACAGGTGACTTGTGATTGTTTGATTgggtttttaaatgatttttatagCTGAGGAAGAAGGAAACGTTTCATCCTAAAGAACAATTCATCTTTCAGTTCATCTGAGAAATCAAAAATAACAGAGGTTGGAGGTACATGGTTTTCTCTGTACAAGAACAATAATTCAGCCCACTCGCTAcagcaaaattattatttttgcaaagtATGAATATATTAcctttgtacatttcatacatatcatatcaacatttctgagGCGAGGTAAAAGCTGATTTTGTCATCTGAaggtggaggtgatggtggaAGTCATGTCACCGCGGTGAGATGCCTGCCAACCTGCCGACTATTGGCAGGCAACCCCTATGATACATTTCCACAATGTCTGTGGcaccaa is a genomic window containing:
- the LOC121945508 gene encoding LOW QUALITY PROTEIN: photoreceptor-specific nuclear receptor-like (The sequence of the model RefSeq protein was modified relative to this genomic sequence to represent the inferred CDS: deleted 2 bases in 1 codon; substituted 1 base at 1 genomic stop codon), which translates into the protein MEDHMLKIPMMSSASPSESSGSGGTDDSRGAKSPPPGKALSPALVCKVCGDTSSGKHYGIYACNGCSGFFKRSVRRRLIYRCQAGTGMCPVDKAHRNQCQACRLKKCLQAGMNKDAVQNERQPRSTAQVRLDSIDVDPEXEHLATTREPTSSSSSSSSSSSSSSVITWPHITSSMSITSSVAPQRCISPQNNHRFMASLMTAETCAKLEPEDVDENIDVTSNEPERASSEYHMALYPSSSENVYETSARLLFMSVKWAKNLPVFSNLPFRDQVILLEEAWSELFLLCAIQWSLPLDSCPLLSLPDLCPGMQGKTSYTSLDLRLLQEVFSRFKALAVDPTEFACLKAIVLFKPETRGLKDPEQVENLQDQSQVMLGQHIRSHYPSQPARFGKLLLLLPSLRFVNSERVELLFFHSTIGTNTPMEKLLCDMFKN